The proteins below come from a single Mangifera indica cultivar Alphonso chromosome 16, CATAS_Mindica_2.1, whole genome shotgun sequence genomic window:
- the LOC123199371 gene encoding probable prolyl 4-hydroxylase 10 has protein sequence MMKARHSRIPPRKSSSSSMLILTVLVMFTFMILILLALGIFSMPSHPGDLPKANDLNTIQHKMKMAENDGKGEQWVEVISWEPRAFVYHNFLTEEECNYLIERAKPHMQKSTVVDSETGKSRDSRVRTSSGTFLARGQDKIIRDIEKRISDFTFIPIEHGEGLQVLHYEPGQKYEPHYDYFMDEFNTKNGGQRMATVLMYLSDVEEGGETVFPAAKGNISAVPWWDELSECGKKGLSVKPKMGDALLFWSMRPDASLDSSSLHGGCPVIKGNKWSSTKWIRVNEYKI, from the exons ATGATGAAGGCGAGGCATTCGCGAATCCCGCCGCGGAAATCGTCGTCGTCGTCGATGTTGATTTTGACGGTTTTGGTTATGTTTACGTTCATGATTTTGATTCTTCTTGCTCTCGGGATCTTCTCGATGCCGAGCCATCCCGGCGATTTGCCGAAAGCAAACGATCTCAATACGATCCAACATAAGATGAA AATGGCGGAAAATGATGGCAAGGGGGAGCAGTGGGTTGAGGTGATCTCGTGGGAACCTCGAGCTTTTGTTTATCATAATTTCCTG aCCGAAGAGGAGTGTAATTACCTAATCGAACGAGCCAAGCCCCATATGCAAAAGTCAACTGTTGTTGATAGTGAAACTGGCAAGAGTAGAGATAGCAG GGTAAGAACGAGCTCTGGAACATTTTTGGCCAGAGGACAAGACAAAATTATTAGAGacattgaaaaaagaatttcagATTTCACCTTCATACCTATTG AGCATGGGGAAGGACTGCAAGTTCTCCATTATGAACCTGGACAGAAATATGAGCCTCACTATGACTACTTCATGGATGAGTTCAACACTAAGAATGGCGGGCAACGCATGGCCACTGTGCTAATGTACCT CTCAGACGTTGAAGAAGGAGGTGAGACAGTGTTTCCTGCTGCTAAAGGGAACATTAGTGCTGTGCCTTGGTGGGATGAATTATCTGAATGTGGAAAGAAAGGTCTTTCTGTTAAACCAAAGATGGGGGATGCATTGCTTTTCTGGAGCATGAGGCCTGATGCCTCTCTAGATTCTTCTAGTTTACATG GAGGTTGTCCCGTGATTAAAGGAAACAAGTGGTCATCAACAAAATGGATACGCGTCAACGAGTATAAGATTTAA
- the LOC123199372 gene encoding uncharacterized protein LOC123199372, whose product MKPMKVETESASAKTKQEVPPPPPPLPTGRIWVRKTVTESITKQEIARFWMQKRVVEEDHLLAAIKAAARIRARNISEEDYKQFVESLKDDDGNEACKKNSSSIPSSKQDEIVNEVRVGIKDWWTKSKYAYLNQPAIESMEPPRKRTSTYIPSCFTYKPVPVYPSSLGVF is encoded by the exons ATGAAGCCAATGAAGGTGGAAACTGAAAGTGCTAGTGCAAAGACAAAACAGGAAgttccaccaccacctccaccgCTTCCGACAGGAAGAATCTGGGTACGGAAGACGGTTACAGAGAGCATAACGAAGCAAGAGATTGCCAGGTTCTGGATGCAGAAGCGCGTTGTCGAAGAAGATCATCTCCTTGCTGCTATCAAGGCTGCAGCACGTATCAGGGCTCGTAATATCTCG GAGGAAGACTACAAGCAGTTTGTAGAGTCCTTAAAGGATGATGACGGTAATGAAGCTTGCAAGAAGAATTCTTCCAGCATCCCCAGTAGCAAACAAGACGAGATTGTCAACGAAGTGCGCGTGGGAATAAAGGACTG GTGGACCAAAAGCAAGTATGCATACCTGAACCAACCTGCCATCGAATCCATGGAGCCTCCCAGAAAACGAACTTCAACTTACATTCCCAGTTGTTTTACTTACAAACCTGTTCCCGTGTATCCTTCTTCTCTCGGAGTCTTTTAG
- the LOC123198625 gene encoding DNA-directed RNA polymerase II subunit RPB1: MDTRFPYSPAEVAKVRLVQFGILSPDEIRQMSVVQIEHSETTERGKPKVAGLSDPRLGTIDRKMKCETCTANMAECPGHFGHLELAKPMFHIGFMKTVLSIMRSVCFNCSKILADEEDHKFKQALKIRNPKNRLKKILDACKNKTKCEGGDEINVQGEDGEEPVKKSRGGCGAQQPKLTIEGMKMIAEYKAQRKKSDDPEQLPEPVERKQTLTAERVLSVLKRISDEDCQLLGLNPNYARPDWMILQVLPIPPPPVRPSVMMDTSSRSEDDLTHQLAMIIRHNENLRRQERNGAPAHIISEFAQLLQFHIATYFDNELPGQPRATQRSGRPIKSICSRLKAKEGRIRGNLMGKRVDFSARTVITPDPTINIDQLGVPWSIALNLTYPETVTPYNIERLKELVEYGPHPPPGKTGAKYIIRDDGQRLDLRYLKKSSDHHLELGYKVERHLNDGDFVLFNRQPSLHKMSIMGHRIKIMPYSTFRLNLSVTSPYNADFDGDEMNMHVPQSFETRAEVLELMMVPKCIVSPQSNRPVMGIVQDTLLGCRKITKRDTFIEKDVFMNILMWWEDFDGKIPQPAILKPRPLWTGKQVFNLIIPKQINLMKAAAWHSDLDKGLLTVGDTLVRIEKGELLTGTLCKKTLGTSTGSLIHVIWEEVGPDAARKFLGHTQWLVNYWLLQNGFSIGIGDTIADAATMETINETISKAKDDVKTLIRKSQEKSLEPEPGRTMMESFENKVNQVLNRARDDAGSSAQKSLSESNNLKAMVTAGSKGSFINISQMTACVGQQNVEGKRIPFGFIDRTLPHFTKDDYGPESRGFVENSYLRGLTPQEFFFHAMGGREGLIDTAVKTSETGYIQRRLVKAMEDIMVKYDGTVRNSLGDVIQFLYGEDGMDAVWIESQTLDSLKMKKSEFDKTFRFEMDQENWNPNYLLQEFIDDLKTIKELQDVFDAEVQKLEADRFQLATEIATSGDSSWPMPVNLKRLIWNAQKTFKVDPRRPSDMHPMEVVEAIDKLQERLKVVPGDDPLSVEAQKNATLFFNILLRSTFASKRVLQEHRLTREAFEWVIGEIESRFLQSLVAPGEMIGCVAAQSIGEPATQMTLNTFHYAGVSAKNVTLGVPRLREIINVAKKIKTPSLSVYLKPGINSTKERAKNVQCALEYTTLRSVTEATEVWYDPDPMSTIIDEDVEFVKSYYEMPDEEVAPEKISPWLLRIQLNREMMVDKKLSMAAIAEKINLEFDDDLTCIFNDDNAEKLILRIRIMNDEAPKGELNDESAEDDVFLKKIESNMLTEMALRGIPDINKVFIKKGKSNKFDENQGFKSEDEWMLDTEGVNLLAVMCHEDVDARRTTSNHLIEIIEVLGIEAVRRALLDELRVVISFDGSYVNYRHLAILCDTMTYRGHLMAITRHGINRNDTGPMMRCSFEETVDILLDAAVYAESDYLRGVTENIMLGQLAPIGTGDCSLYLNDEMLKNAIELQLPSYMEGLDFGMTPARSPISGTPYHDGMMSPSYLFSPNLRLSPVTDAQFSPYVGGMAFSPTSSPGYSPSSPGYSPSSPGYSPTSPGYSPTSPGYSPTSPGYSPTSPTYSPSSPGYSPTSPAYSPTSPSYSPTSPSYSPTSPSYSPTSPSYSPTSPSYSPTSPSYSPTSPVYSPTSPVYSPTSPSYSPTSPSYSPTSPSYSPTSPSYSPTSPSYSPTSPSYSPTSPAYSPTSPGYSPTSPTYSPTSPTYSPTSPSYGPQSAKYSPSLAYSPSSPRLSPASPYSPTSPNYSPTSSSYSPTSPSYSPSGPSFSPSSPYKSGVSPDYSPGSPPYSVGYSPSAPGYSPSSTSQYSPQTDRDDKSTKDERYKK, from the exons ATGGACACGCGGTTTCCTTACTCTCCGGCGGAGGTCGCCAAGGTCCGCCTGGTGCAGTTCGGCATTCTCAGCCCTGACGAGATT AGGCAAATGTCAGTGGTACAGATTGAGCATAGTGAAACAACTGAGAGGGGAAAGCCAAAGGTAGCTGGTCTAAGTGATCCTCGGCTTGGTACAATTGATAGGAAGATGAAGTGTGAAACTTGTACTGCAAACATGGCTGAGTGTCCTGGTCATTTTGGGCATTTGGAGCTTGCTAAGCCAATGTTTCACATTGGCTTTATGAAGACTGTCCTCAGCATTATGCGATCTGTTTGCTTTAATTGCTCCAAAATCCTAGCAGATGAG GAAGATCACAAGTTTAAGCAAGCCTTGAAAATAAGGAATCCCAAAAACAGGCTTAAAAAGATTCTGGATGCTtgcaaaaacaaaactaaatgtGAAGGAGGTGATGAGATTAATGTCCAAGGTGAAGATGGTGAAGAACCTGTTAAGAAGAGTAGGGGTGGCTGTGGTGCTCAGCAGCCTAAGCTGACTATTGAAGGCATGAAGATGATTGCTGAGTACAAGGCTCAAAGGAAGAAGAGTGATGATCCGGAGCAACTGCCTGAACCTGTTGAAAGGAAGCAGACACTTACTGCTGAAAGG GTTCTTAGTGTTTTGAAGAGGATTAGTGACGAGGACTGCCAACTGTTAGGGTTGAATCCCAACTATGCCCGTCCAGATTGGATGATTCTGCAGGTCCTTCCCATTCCTCCACCTCCTGTGAGGCCCTCTGTGATGATGGATACCTCCTCCAGGAGTGAG GATGATTTAACTCATCAATTGGCAATGATTATTCGGCACAATGAGAATTTGAGGAGACAGGAAAGGAATGGGGCACCTGCACATATTATATCAGAATTTGCACAATTATTACAGTTCCACATAGCTACCTATTTTGACAATGAATTGCCTGGGCAACCAAGG GCTACACAGAGATCAGGTAGACCTATAAAATCAATATGTAGTAGACTTAAGGCAAAGGAAGGACGGATCAGGGGTAATTTGATGGGTAAGCGAGTGGATTTCTCAGCACGAACTGTTATAACACCAGATCCAACCATCAACATTGATCAGCTGGGAGTACCGTGGAGTATTGCATTAAATCTCACTTATCCGGAAACAGTGACTCCGTATAACATTGAAAG GTTAAAAGAGCTTGTCGAATATGGGCCACATCCTCCACCTGGCAAAACTGGTGCCAAATATATTATAAGGGATGATGGTCAAAGGCTTGATCTTCGATACTTGAAGAAAAGTAGCGATCACCACTTGGAACTTGGTTATAAG GTGGAGCGACATCTCAATGATGGAGACTTTGTTCTTTTTAATCGCCAGCCCAGTCTTCACAAAATGTCTATCATGGGGCATAGAATCAAGATTATGCCATACTCAACTTTCCGCCTGAATCTATCTGTCACTTCACCATACAATGCTGATTTTGATGGGGATGAAATGAATATGCATGTACCTCAATCATTTGAAACAAGAGCGGAAGTTTTGGAGTTAATGATGGTGCCTAAGTGCATTGTGTCCCCTCAATCAAATCGGCCTGTAATGGGCATTGTCCAGGATACTCTATTAGGATGTCGTAAAATCACCAAAAGGGACACCTTCATAGAGAAG GATGTATTCATGAACATCTTGATGTGGTGGGAAGATTTTGATGGCAAAATTCCTCAACCGGCCATTTTGAAACCACGGCCTCTTTGGACCGGAAAACAAGTTTTTAATCTCATTATCCCAAAGCAGATAAATCTAATGAAAGCTGCTGCCTGGCACTCAGATCTTGACAAAGGCTTACTTACCGTAGGGGATACTCTAGTCCGTATAGAAAAGGGGGAGCTCCTTACCGGAACCCTTTGCAAGAAGACACTTGGCACATCAACTGGAAGTCTTATTCATGTTATTTG GGAGGAGGTTGGTCCAGATGCAGCTCGCAAATTTTTGGGACATACACAGTGGCTTGTTAATTATTGGCTTCTGCAGAATGGTTTTAGCATTGGAATTGGGGATACAATTGCTGATGCAGCAACAATGGAAACGATTAATGAAACTatttcaaaagcaaaagatGATGTCAAAACTCTAATCAGGAAATCACAAGAGAAAAGCTTAGAGCCTGAACCTGGCAGAACTATGATGGAGTCATTTGAAAACAAAGTGAATCAG GTTTTGAATAGGGCTCGTGATGATGCTGGAAGCAGTGCACAGAAAAGTTTATCGGAGAGCAATAATCTTAAGGCAATGGTGACAGCGGGATCCAAAGGAAGTTTCATCAATATATCACAGATGACTGCTTGTGTCGGACAGCAGAATGTGGAGGGTAAGCGTATACCCTTTGGGTTTATAGATCGGACATTGCCTCATTTCACCAAAGATGACTATGGGCCTGAAAGTCGAGGGTTTGTGGAAAACTCATACCTCCGTGGACTGACACCACAAGAGTTCTTTTTCCATGCTATGGGTGGTAGGGAAGGTCTTATAGATACTGCAGTTAAGACATCTGAGACTGGGTACATCCAGAGGCGTCTGGTGAAGGCTATGGAAGACATTATGGTTAAATATGATGGCACTGTAAGGAACTCATTGGGTGATGTAATCCAATTTCTCTATGGGGAAGATGGCATGGATGCTGTCTGGATTGAATCACAGACTCTGGATTCtctgaaaatgaagaaatcagAATTTGATAAGACTTTCAGATTTGAGATGGATCAGGAGAACTGGAACCCGAATTATCTGTTACAagaatttattgatgatttgaaAACAATCAAAGAATTGCAAGATGTGTTTGATGCTGAAGTTCAGAAGCTTGAAGCAGATAGATTCCAACTTGCAACAGAGATTGCAACCTCAGGTGATAGTTCTTGGCCTATGCCTGTTAACCTTAAGAGACTTATCTGGAATGCACAAAAGACTTTTAAAGTTGATCCACGAAGGCCCTCTGATATGCACCCAATGGAAGTGGTGGAAGCTATTGACAAGCTCCAGGAGCGGCTGAAGGTTGTCCCTGGTGACGATCCATTGAGCGTGGAAGCCCAAAAGAATGCCACACTATTCTTCAATATTTTGCTGCGCAGCACTTTTGCCAGTAAAAGAGTGTTGCAGGAGCATAGGCTTACTCGCGAAGCATTTGAGTGGGTTATTGGTGAGATAGAGTCACGATTCTTGCAATCACTTGTGGCACCTGGGGAAATGATTGGTTGTGTTGCTGCACAGTCAATTGGTGAACCTGCCACTCAGATGACTCTAAATACATTCCACTATGCTGGTGTTAGCGCAAAGAATGTCACTCTCGGTGTTCCTAGGTTGAGGGAGATTATCAATGTGgctaagaaaattaaaacaccTTCTCTTTCTGTTTATCTGAAACCTGGAATTAACTCAACAAAGGAAAGGGCCAAGAATGTGCAATGTGCATTGGAATACACCACCCTTCGTAGCGTTACTGAAGCTACTGAAGTATGGTATGATCCAGATCCAATGAGCACAATAATTGATGAGGACGTTGAGTTTGTCAAGTCATATTATGAGATGCCAGATGAGGAGGTTGCGCCTGAAAAAATATCTCCTTGGTTGCTTCGTATCCAGTTGAATCGGGAAATGATGGTTGATAAGAAGTTAAGTATGGCTGCCATTGCTGAAAAGATTAATCTTGAGTTTGATGATGATTTGACTTGTATATTTAATGATGACAATGCTGAGAAACTTATCCTGCGTATTCGTATCATGAATGATGAAGCCCCAAAGGGTGAACTTAATGATGAATCAGCAGAAGATGATGTTTTCCTGAAGAAGATTGAGAGTAACATGCTTACAGAAATGGCTTTGCGAGGTATTCCAGATATCAACaaagtatttattaaaaaggGTAAATCAAACAAGTTCGATGAGAATCAAGGATTCAAGTCTGAGGATGAGTGGATGCTGGATACAGAAGGTGTTAATCTTTTAGCTGTTATGTGTCATGAAGATGTTGATGCAAGGAGAACAACTAGCAATCACttaattgaaattattgaagttCTTGGGATTGAGGCAGTTCGTCGGGCACTGCTGGATGAATTGCGTGTGGTCATATCCTTTGATGGATCCTATGTGAATTATCGGCATTTGGCTATCCTGTGTGATACGATGACCTATCGTGGCCACTTGATGGCCATCACTCGGCATGGAATCAATCGCAATGATACTGGGCCAATGATGAGATGCTCATTTGAAGAAACTGTAGACATTCTTCTTGATGCTGCAGTGTATGCTGAATCGGACTATTTGAGGGGTGTCACTGAGAATATAATGCTTGGCCAGCTTGCACCAATTGGGACAGGAGACTGTTCATTGTATCTCAATGATGAGATGCTTAAGAATGCTATTGAACTTCAGCTGCCTAGTTATATGGAAGGTTTGGACTTTGGCATGACACCTGCTCGTTCTCCCATTTCCGGAACTCCTTATCACGATGGCATGATGTCTCCAAGTTACTTGTTTAGCCCAAATCTCCGTCTGTCACCTGTTACAGATGCTCAGTTTTCTCCTTATGTTGGTGGAATGGCCTTTTCACCTACTTCATCTCCAGGCTATAGCCCATCATCACCTGGATATAGTCCATCATCGCCTGGATATAGTCCCACATCACCTGGATATAGCCCCACCTCACCCGGATATAGCCCCACTTCTCCCGGATATAGCCCCACTTCACCAACCTATAGTCCCAGTTCTCCAGGTTATAGTCCAACCAGTCCTGCCTATTCACCTACTAGTCCTTCTTACTCACCTACATCGCCTAGTTACAGCCCTACCTCTCCAAGCTACAGCCCCACCTCGCCAAGCTACAGCCCTACCTCTCCAAGTTACAGTCCAACTTCACCTAGTTATAGTCCTACTTCTCCAGTGTACAGCCCCACCTCACCTGTATACAGTCCAACTTCACCGTCTTACAGCCCAACGTCTCCTTCTTACAGCCCAACATCTCCTTCCTACAGTCCAACATCACCTTCTTATAGCCCAACATCACCCTCGTACAGCCCCACATCTCCATCATATAGCCCCACTTCACCAGCATATAGCCCCACTTCTCCTGGTTACAGCCCAACTTCACCGACATATAGCCCAACCTCACCAACCTATAGCCCTACTTCACCAAGTTACGGTCCTCAGTCTGCCAAATACAGTCCGTCGCTGGCTTATTCACCAAGCAGCCCAAGATTGTCACCTGCCAGTCCTTACAGTCCTACATCTCCAAATTACAG CCCAACATCTTCATCATATTCACCTACGTCTCCATCTTATTCTCCTTCAGGCCCTTCATTTAGTCCTAGCAG TCCATATAAATCTGGAGTAAGCCCTGACTATAGCCCGGGTTCTCCACCATACAG TGTTGGATACTCGCCTAGTGCGCCAGGCTACTCTCCTTCATCAACTAGTCAGTACTCCCCTCAGACAGACAGGGATGACAAGAGCACCAAGGATGAAAGGTACAAAAAATGA
- the LOC123198626 gene encoding uncharacterized protein At1g76070-like, whose amino-acid sequence MKFSFFRLIPLIHLDSFILLSLYKYKSPLRISNSKIFTQVSRMEKPSKLRIQVISCLPKAASPVTFQLSPPASPAKATARKGFTSPTISIIPKEMRRKPKTESFAAQEPTSPKVSCMGQVKNKKTEKNIPKTKPVALQESPPIFFPTEMKKKPFAEKNSFKGPKQSVKVPLRVPSLGQMKQFSSSRGTLNNFDWTVCKEEVKEQEEDIFVDGEVAIEPRKEVNLWKRRNKAPPIPLQV is encoded by the coding sequence atgaaattttccttttttagaCTGATTCCATTGATTCATTTGGACTCATTCATTTTGCTTTCTTTGTATAAGTACAAATCACCTCTTAGAATCAGTAATTCTAAGATCTTTACACAAGTTTCGAGAATGGAGAAACCATCAAAACTCAGAATCCAGGTCATTTCATGTCTTCCAAAAGCTGCATCTCCAGTGACCTTTCAATTGAGCCCTCCAGCCAGCCCAGCCAAAGCCACTGCTAGAAAAGGCTTCACATCTCCAACCATCTCCATAATTCCCAAGGAGATGAGAAGAAAACCCAAAACTGAGAGCTTTGCGGCACAAGAACCCACCTCTCCAAAAGTCTCATGCATGGGCCAAGTTAAGAACAAGAAGACTGAGAAAAATATACCCAAAACTAAGCCAGTTGCTTTACAAGAAAGCCCACCAATCTTTTTCCCCACAGAGATGAAAAAGAAGCCCTTTGCTGAGAAAAACTCTTTCAAGGGACCAAAACAGAGTGTTAAAGTTCCTCTAAGGGTTCCTTCTTTAGGCCAAATGAAGCAGTTTTCAAGCAGTCGTGGGACATTAAATAACTTTGATTGGACAGTTTGTAAAGAAGAAgtaaaagaacaagaagaagacaTTTTTGTGGATGGAGAAGTTGCCATTGAGCCAAGAAAAGAAGTTAACTTgtggaaaagaagaaacaaagcaCCTCCTATTCCTTTGCAAGTGTAA
- the LOC123199363 gene encoding phospholipase D delta-like, translating into MAAAEDIYLHGDLDLKIIKARRLPNMDLVSKHLRRCFTACQVSESPPKSDLRDLADEGDDHRHGKIITSDPYVTVVVPQATVARTRVIKNTQNPVWNQQFFIPLAHLVTDIEFQVKDNDPFGAEVIGKAKVSAHRIATGEFISGWFQFYGKDGKTPKQDTALLLEMKFTPCEKNPLYRHGIAGDPEQRGVRNTYFPLRKGHEVTLYQDAHVKEGFSPHIKLDGGQVYKQGTCWEDIGHAILEAHHLVYIVGWSVFEKVKLVREPTRLTPRVGAEDLTLGELLKYKSEEGVRVLLLIWDDKTSHDKFGIKTAGVMTTHDEETKKFFKHSSVNCVLAPRYGSSKLSIIKQQIVGTIFTHHQKCVIVDTQAPGNNRKITSFIGGLDLCDGRYDTPDHRLFHDLDSVFKDDFHNPTYPAGTKAPRQPWHDMHCRIEGPAAYDVLINFEQRWRKATRWTEFTLKFKKVSHWHDDSLIKIERISWILSPRLSVESDGTTMVPIDDSTIQVSEEENPETWHVQIFRSIDSGSVKGFPKDVEKAAIQNLICAKDVVIDKSIQTAYIQAIRSAQRFIYIENQYFVGSSYAWPSYKNAGADNLIPMELALKIASKIRANERFAVYVIIPMWPEGDPKTATVQEILYWQSQTMQTMYSVVAKALEDMQMKAKLEDYLNFYCLGNREELPDALNNSGETVSESQKYQRFMIYVHAKGMIVDDEYVIVGSANINQRSMAGTKDTEIAMGAYQPHHSWVKNKRHPHGQIYGYRNSLWAEHLGELDACFEEPESLECVRMVNQIAKDNWNRFTAENFTQLRGHLLKYPLKVEADGAISPLPENENFPDTGGKVIGVHSLLLNDMLTT; encoded by the exons ATGGCGGCGGCCGAGGACATTTACCTTCACGGCGATCTGGACCTTAAGATAATCAAGGCTCGACGCTTGCCGAATATGGACTTGGTGTCCAAACACTTGCGTCGCTGTTTCACCGCCTGTCAAGTTAGCGAAAGTCCACCGAAGTCTGACCTTCGCGATTTGGCTGACGAAGGGGATGACCACCGCCACGGTAAGATTATCACCAGTGATCCGTACGTTACCGTGGTGGTGCCGCAAGCCACTGTGGCGCGGACACGTGTCATTAAGAATACTCAGAATCCTGTATGGAACCAGCAATTTTTTATTCCCTTGGCTCACCTTGTAACTGACATCGAGTTTCAGGTTAAAGATAATGATCCCTTTGGGGCGGAGGTCATTGGGAAGGCGAAAGTCTCCGCGCATCGAATCGCGACCGGCGAGTTCATCTCGGGGTGGTTCCAGTTCTACGGCAAAGACGGTAAGACGCCGAAGCAGGACACGGCCTTGCTACTGGAGATGAAATTCACGCCGTGTGAAAAGAATCCATTGTACCGCCACGGCATTGCGGGTGATCCTGAGCAGAGAGGAGTTCGAAACACGTATTTTCCGTTACGAAAGGGACATGAAGTGACGCTTTACCAAGATGCTCACGTGAAGGAGGGGTTTTCGCCTCACATTAAGCTTGATGGTGGTCAGGTTTACAAGCAGGGCACGTGCTGGGAGGATATTGGTCATGCCATTTTAGAGGCTCACCATTTGGTGTACATTGTCGGCTGGTCTGTGTTTGAGAAGGTTAAGCTTGTTCGAGAGCCAACTCGGCTGACGCCGCGAGTTGGTGCTGAAGATTTGACACTTGGTGAGTTGCTCAAGTATAAATCGGAGGAAGGTGTGAGGGTTTTGTTGTTGATTTGGGACGACAAAACCTCCCATGACAAATTTGGAATCAAAACG GCAGGAGTGATGACGACCCATGATGAAGAAACGAAGAAGTTTTTCAAGCATTCTTCTGTGAATTGTGTGCTGGCACCACGTTATGGTAGCAGTAAGCTTAGCATTATCAAACAACAG ATTGTTGGTACCATCTTTACACACCATCAGAAATGCGTTATTGTTGACACGCAAGCACCCGGTAATAACCGGAAGATAACATCATTTATAGGAGGTCTTGATCTCTGTGATGGTCGCTATGACACCCCTGACCATCGTCTCTTTCATGATCTTGATTCTGTGTTCAAGGACGATTTTCATAATCCTACATATCCT gctGGAACCAAGGCTCCAAGACAGCCGTGGCATGATATGCACTGCAGAATTGAAGGACCTGCTGCATATGATGTTCTTATAAACTTTGAGCAGCGTTGGAGGAAAGCTACACGGTGGACCGAATTCactctaaagtttaaaaaggtTTCTCATTGGCATGATGATTCTCTGATTAAGATAGAGCGCATCTCATGGATACTAAGTCCTCGCCTATCTGTTGAAAGTGATGGTACCACAATGGTTCCAATTGATGACTCCACAATTCAGGTTTCTGAGGAAGAAAATCCTGAAACCTGGCACGTTCAG aTTTTCCGGTCCATTGACTCTGGATCAGTGAAAGGATTTCCAAAAGATGTTGAAAAGGCTGCAATCCAG AACCTTATCTGTGCAAAAGATGTGGTAATAGATAAGAGCATTCAAACTGCATACATTCAAGCAATCAGATCTGCCCAGCGTTTCATATATATCGAAAATCAGTATTTTGTTGGATCATCTTATGCATGGCCATCATATAAAAATGCAG GAGCTGATAATCTTATCCCGATGGAGTTGGCACTAAAGATTGCCAGTAAAATTAGAGCTAATGAGAGATTTGCGGTGTATGTTATCATACCTATGTGGCCTGAGGGTGATCCAAAGACTGCTACTGTGCAAGAAATTCTGTATTGGCAG AGCCAGACAATGCAGACGATGTACAGTGTTGTTGCAAAGGCACTGGAAGATATGCAGATGAAAGCAAAACTGGAAGATTACCTCAATTTTTATTGCCTCGGTAACCGGGAAGAACTCCCAGATGCGTTAAACAATAGTGGTGAAACG GTCTCTGAATCACAAAAATATCAGCGGTTTATGATCTATGTGCATGCTAAGGGAATGATAGTAGATGATGAATATGTGATAGTTGGATCTGCCAACATTAATCAAAGATCAATGGCTGGGACTAAAGACACTGAAATAGCCATGGGTGCATATCAGCCGCATCACTCTTGGGTGAAAAACAAGAGGCATCCACATGGCCAG ATATATGGATATAGGAACTCGCTTTGGGCAGAGCATCTTGGTGAGCTAGATGCTTGCTTCGAGGAGCCTGAAAGTTTGGAATGTGTTAGGATGGTAAACCAGATCGCCAAAGACAACTGGAATAGATTCACTGCTGAGAATTTCACACAACTGCGGGGCCACCTTCTAAAGTATCCTCTTAAGGTGGAGGCTGATGGGGCAATAAGCCCCCTacctgaaaatgaaaattttccagATACAGGAGGTAAAGTCATTGGAGTGCATTCCCTGTTATTGAATGATATGTTGACCACATAA
- the LOC123199791 gene encoding serine/arginine-rich splicing factor SR45a-like, whose protein sequence is MADSPRKKIMRSPSPLREHSRSRSRSRSLSRPRQRSLSRSRGRSRSRSHGRGDDTNPGNTLYVTGLSTRVTERDLEKHFSKEGKVASCFLVVEPRTRISRGFAFVTMDTTEDATRCIKYLNQSVLEGRYITVERSRRKRARTPTPGHYLGLKSSRDYGHGYRGDRGSRYRSGHDDYGYRRSPRPSPYQGGRDYSPVHSPHAGRSRRDRSRSLPHSPYGSPGRRYSRGSR, encoded by the exons ATg GCTGATTCTCCTCGCAAAAA GATTATGCGGTCTCCTTCCCCTTTGAGAGAACACTCGAGGTCTAGGTCTAGGTCTAGATCCTTGTCTAGGCCAAGGCAGAGATCACTGTCCCGAAGTCGTGGAAG ATCAAGGTCCAGAAGTCATGGAAG GGGTGATGATACAAATCCTGGAAACACACTTTACGTGACTGGTCTATCTACAAGAGTCACAGAAAGGGACCTTGAAAAGCATTTTTCGAAGGAGggaaag GTTGCTTCATGTTTTCTTGTTGTGGAGCCCCGCACGCGCATCTCTCGAGGTTTTGCTTTTGTCACAATGGATACTACTGAGGATGCCACTCGTTGCATTAAGTATCTCAACCAGTCAGTTCTTGAAGGACGATATATCACTGTAGAGAGG TCTCGGAGGAAACGTGCTAGAACTCCCACACCCGGACACTATCTTGGGCTGAAAAGTAGTAGGGACTATGGTCATG GTTATCGTGGTGATCGCGGTAGTAGGTATCGCTCTGGCCATGATGATTATGGGTATCGTAGGTCTCCAAGGCCCTCACCCTATCAAGGAGGTCGCGATTATTCTCCTGTGCACTCTCCTCATGCTGGAAGATCAAGGAGGGACAGATCCAGGTCGCTGCCTCATTCCCCTTACGGTAGCCCGGGAAGGAGGTATTCACGTGGATCTAGGTGA